From Diospyros lotus cultivar Yz01 chromosome 4, ASM1463336v1, whole genome shotgun sequence, a single genomic window includes:
- the LOC127799922 gene encoding NAC domain-containing protein 53-like isoform X2, translating into MARNSLCPGLRFHPTDVELVMYFLKKKVMGKKFRFEAISELNVYKYSPWDLPDKSLLGSKDLEWYFFCPKERKYSIGARTNRLTETGFWKSTGNDRAIFHKERTVGMVKTLVFHKGRTLKGERTNWVMYEYRIVDKEVADAGFLMDSYVICKVFQKSGLGPKNGAQYGAPFNEEDWDDDDEISANPSPHDVLPLPAVHDNSNSVVTGMFAPESGPSQVLPLAYEVAPPIADNGEDINFLLDMFKDDSSLPPDQNEDSKMDVEIRRLPS; encoded by the exons ATGGCAAGAAATTCCCTATGTCCAGGGTTACGCTTCCATCCCACAGATGTGGAGTTGGTTATGTACTTCCTGAAAAAGAAGGTAATGGGGAAAAAATTTCGATTTGAAGCTATTTCAGAACTCAACGTATATAAGTATTCTCCATGGGATCTTCCAG ATAAATCTTTGTTGGGAAGTAAGGATCTTGAATGGTATTTCTTTTGCCCTAAGGAAAGGAAGTATTCAATCGGAGCTAGAACAAATCGTCTTACTGAAACTGGGTTTTGGAAATCCACTGGAAATGACAGGGCCATTTTTCACAAAGAACGAACTGTGGGAATGGTGAAAACATTGGTATTTCATAAAGGACGCACCCTCAAAGGGGAAAGAACTAATTGGGTTATGTATGAGTACAGGATTGTGGATAAGGAGGTGGCAGATGCAGGATTTTTAATG GATTCATATGTGATATGTAAAGTCTTCCAGAAGAGTGGTTTAGGCCCAAAAAATGGCGCTCAATATGGAGCCCCATTTAATGAGGAAGAttgggatgatgatgatgaaatcTCTGCCAACCCTTCACCACACGATGTTCTGCCCTTGCCAGCAGTGCATGATAATAGCAACTCTGTTGTAACAGGCATGTTTGCTCCTGAATCAGGTCCATCACAAGTTCTGCCTTTAGCATATGAAGTCGCTCCACCCATTGCAGATAATGGTGAagacattaattttttattggacATGTTCAAGGACGATAGCTCTTTGCCTCCTGATCAGAATGAGGATAGCAAG ATGGATGTTGAGATTAGAAGGCTTCCTTCATGA
- the LOC127799922 gene encoding NAC domain-containing protein 53-like isoform X1, protein MARNSLCPGLRFHPTDVELVMYFLKKKVMGKKFRFEAISELNVYKYSPWDLPDKSLLGSKDLEWYFFCPKERKYSIGARTNRLTETGFWKSTGNDRAIFHKERTVGMVKTLVFHKGRTLKGERTNWVMYEYRIVDKEVADAGFLMDSYVICKVFQKSGLGPKNGAQYGAPFNEEDWDDDDEISANPSPHDVLPLPAVHDNSNSVVTGMFAPESGPSQVLPLAYEVAPPIADNGEDINFLLDMFKDDSSLPPDQNEDSKDASFSYELFPKAGLGPKSGAQHGAPSAEEDWSAVAAKICANPLPSNGLPSATLPDNNGSVVTSTIISGSPYVPHFSEPYQSQDLPSAYEVSPPVTFDEDDIIFLLDILKDNG, encoded by the exons ATGGCAAGAAATTCCCTATGTCCAGGGTTACGCTTCCATCCCACAGATGTGGAGTTGGTTATGTACTTCCTGAAAAAGAAGGTAATGGGGAAAAAATTTCGATTTGAAGCTATTTCAGAACTCAACGTATATAAGTATTCTCCATGGGATCTTCCAG ATAAATCTTTGTTGGGAAGTAAGGATCTTGAATGGTATTTCTTTTGCCCTAAGGAAAGGAAGTATTCAATCGGAGCTAGAACAAATCGTCTTACTGAAACTGGGTTTTGGAAATCCACTGGAAATGACAGGGCCATTTTTCACAAAGAACGAACTGTGGGAATGGTGAAAACATTGGTATTTCATAAAGGACGCACCCTCAAAGGGGAAAGAACTAATTGGGTTATGTATGAGTACAGGATTGTGGATAAGGAGGTGGCAGATGCAGGATTTTTAATG GATTCATATGTGATATGTAAAGTCTTCCAGAAGAGTGGTTTAGGCCCAAAAAATGGCGCTCAATATGGAGCCCCATTTAATGAGGAAGAttgggatgatgatgatgaaatcTCTGCCAACCCTTCACCACACGATGTTCTGCCCTTGCCAGCAGTGCATGATAATAGCAACTCTGTTGTAACAGGCATGTTTGCTCCTGAATCAGGTCCATCACAAGTTCTGCCTTTAGCATATGAAGTCGCTCCACCCATTGCAGATAATGGTGAagacattaattttttattggacATGTTCAAGGACGATAGCTCTTTGCCTCCTGATCAGAATGAGGATAGCAAG GACGCATCCTTTTCATACGAACTGTTCCCTAAAGCTGGTCTGGGTCCAAAAAGTGGAGCTCAACATGGAGCACCATCCGCTGAGGAGGATTGGAGTGCTGTGGCGGCTAAAATTTGTGCCAATCCTTTACCAAGCAATGGTCTGCCCTCGGCAACTCTGCCAGACAACAATGGTTCTGTTGTAACAAGCACGATTATTTCTGGAAGCCCATATGTCCCGCATTTCTCTGAACCATATCAATCACAAGATCTGCCTTCAGCTTATGAAGTGTCGCCACCGGTCACATTTGATGAGGATGACATTATTTTCTTGTTGGACATATTGAAAGACAATGGCTAG